One region of Dryobates pubescens isolate bDryPub1 chromosome 20, bDryPub1.pri, whole genome shotgun sequence genomic DNA includes:
- the FAM76A gene encoding protein FAM76A produces the protein MAALYACTKCHQRFPFEALSQGQQLCKECRIAHPIVKCTYCRTEFQQESKTNTICKKCAQNVKLYGTPKPCQYCNIIAAFIGSKCQRCTNSEKKHGPPQACEQCKQHCAFDRKDDRRKVDGKLLCWLCTLSYKRVLQKTKEQCKHLSSSSRGSLQEKEQYRLSSSSHYNSQKTLSTSSIQNEIPKKKAKFDAISANGDSFSPDLALDSPGTDHFVIIAQLKEEVATLKKMLHQKDQMILEKEKKITELKADLQYQESQMRAKMNQMEKTHKEVMEQLQAKNRELLKQAAALSKGKKPEKSGAITSP, from the exons ATGGCGGCGCTCTACGcctgcaccaagtgccaccagcGCTTCCCCTTCGAGGCGCtcagccagggccagcagctctgcaag GAGTGCCGCATTGCACATCCCATTGTCAAATGCACCTACTGCAGGACAGAATTCCAGCAGGAGAG CAAGACCAACACCATCTGCAAGAAGTGCGCTCAGAACGTGAAGCTCTACGGCACG cccaagccctgccagtACTGCAACATCATCGCAGCCTTCATCGGCAGCAAGTGCCAGCGCTGCACCAACTCCGAGAAGAAGCACGGCCCGCCCCAGGCCTGCGAGCAGTGCAAGCAGCACTGCGCCTTCGACAGGAAGGACGACAGGAGGaag gtggatggcaagctgctgtgctggctgtgcacCCTGTCCTACAAAAGGGTGCTGCAGAAGACCAAAGAGCAGTGCAAGCACCTGAGCAGCTCCTcccggggcagcctgcaggagaaggagcagtacaggctcagcagcagcagccactacAACAG CCAGAAAACCTTATCCACCTCCTCCATTCAGAATGAGATCCCAAAGAAGAAAGCCAAGTTTGATGCCATATCTGCCAATGGGGACAG cttctctccaGACCTGGCCCTGGACTCCCCTGGCACTGACCACTTTGTTATCATTGcccagctgaaggaggaggtggctaCCTTGAAGAAGATGCTGCACCAGAAGGATCAGATGatcctggagaaggagaagaag atcacAGAGCTGAAGGCTGACCTGCAGTACCAGGAGTCACAGATGAGGGCCAAGATGAACCAAATGGAGAAGACACACAAGGAGGTCATGGAGCAGTTACAG gCCAAGAACAGAGAACTCctgaagcaggcagctgccctctCCAAGGGCAAGAAGCCTGAGAAGTCTGGAGCCATCACCTCCCCCTAG
- the LOC104304224 gene encoding cathepsin L-like — protein MDPSPTLPTQLPAGTTGSVSPQHPALGAEAPPGAGSFPPLGRGSNFCIGCSWFGCRRLRLKAGSRRRARGGSMARVLCCFAAAALCAVIRGQDPGLSPPAPHFGSIYHVRGVINLPYAEIEEPFEAWYNETGNKSRIQYYGGQVITYQLAAVKPYGMRYKITPETTEKEVNARKCFQLPGSKEDVVSAQSVFPSLDGFKFLREEYHRGHYCAVWQNVTHWAQKKNVYTLWVTNASCGVAPVHYEMRGYNSLLGSHYDKYEISYSHFDNSFPPDVFDLPENETQRCGVLPGSVAEHRVLANPMEDLVGRQQPWAHEAFQQYRRQLGRSYSSARELEHRQSIFVHNMRFVHSRNRAALSYSLALNHLADRTPRELAALRGRRRSGVPNAGQPFPSQLYSGLILPESLDWRMYGAVTPVKDQAVCGSCWSFATTGAMEGALFLKTGVLTPLSQQVLIDCSWGFGNYACDGGEEWRAYEWIKKHGGIASTESYGTYKGQNGLCHYNQSELLGKISGYVNVTSGNVTALKAAIYKQGPVAVSIDASHKTFSFYSNGIYYEPKCAKEPGQLDHAVLAVGYGVLQGETYWLIKNSWSTYWGNDGYILMAMRDNNCGVATEATYPILA, from the exons ATGGACCCCAGTCCCACGCTGCCCACGCAGCTCCCGGCTGGGACCACGGGCTCGGTGTCACCGCAGCACCCAGCGCTGGGGgccgag GCACCACCCGGTGCCggttccttccctcctctgggGAGGGGCTCCAACTTCTGCATTGGCTGCAGCTGGTTTGGCTGCCGCCGGCTTCGCCTTAAAGCTGGGAGCCGGCGCCGGGCGCGGGGTGGGAGCATGGCTCGGGTCCTCTGCTGCTTCGCGGCCGCTGCGCTCTGCGCTGTCATCCGGG GACAGGACCCTGGtctgtcccccccagccccccattTCGGCTCCATCTACCACGTCAGAG GTGTCATTAACCTGCCCTACGCTGAGATCGAGGAACCCTTCGAGGCCTGGTACAACGAGACAGGGAACAAGAGCCGGATCCAGTACTATGGGG GGCAGGTGATAACCTACCAGCTGGCAGCGGTGAAGCCCTATGGGATGAGGTACAAGATCACCCCAGAGACCACGGAGAAGGAGGTGAACGCCAGGAAGTGCTTCCAGCTGCCCGGCTCCAAGGAGGATGTGGTCAGCGCTCAGAGCGtcttccccagcctggatgGCTTCAAG TTCCTGCGGGAGGAGTACCACCGGGGCCACTACTGCGCCGTCTGGCAGAACGTCACCCACTGGGCACAGAAGAAGAACGTCTACACCCTGTGGGTGACCAATGCCAGCTGCGGGGTGGCCCCGGTGCACTACGAGATGCGAGGCTACAACAGCCTGCTGGGCTCCCACTACGACAAGTACGAGATCTCCTACAGCCACTTCGACAACAGCTTCCCCCCCGACGTCTTCGACCTCCCTGAGAACG AGACGCAGCGGTGTGGGGTGCTGCCGGGCAGCGTGGCGGAGCACCGGGTGCTGGCAAACCCCATGGAGGACCtggtgggcaggcagcagccctgggcccaTGAGGCCTTCCAGCAGTACCGCAGGCAGCTGGGCCGGAGCTACAGCTCGGCGcgggagctggagcacaggcagagcaTCTTCGTGCACAACATGAG GTTCGTGCACTCGCGGAACCGAGCGGCGCTCTCCTACTCGCTGGCCCTCAACCACTTGGCCGACCGCACGCCGCgggagctggcagccctgcGGGGCCGGCGCCGCAGCGGGGTCCCCAACGCCgggcagcccttccccagccagctctatAGTGGCCTCATCCTGCCCGAGAGCCTCGACTGGCGCATGTACG GTGCAGTGACCCCCGTGAAGGACCAGGCTGTCTGTGGGTCCTGCTGGAGCTTTGCCACGACAGGTGCCATGGAGGGTGCCCTCTTCCTCAAG ACCGGGGTGCTGACCCCCCTGTCCCAGCAAGTCCTCATCGACTGCTCCTGGGGCTTCGGGAACTACGCCTGCGATGGGGGCGAGGAGTGGAGAGCCTATGAATGGATCAAGAAGCATGGAGGCATCGCCAGCACCGAGTCCTATGGCACCTACAAGGGACAG AATGGCCTCTGCCACTACAACCAGTCTGAGCTGCTGGGCAAGATCTCAGGCTACGTCAACGTCACCTCTGGCAACGTCACCGCCCTCAAAGCTGCCATCTACAAGCAGGGCCCCGTGGCCGTCAGCATCGACGCCTCGCACAAGACCTTCTCCTTCTACTCCAATGGCATCTACTACGAGCCCAAGTGTG ccaaggagccagggcagctggaccACGCAGTGCTGGCCGTGGGCTACGGAGTGCTGCAGGGGGAGACCTATTGGCTGATCAAGAACTCCTGGTCCACCTACTGGGGCAACGATGGCTACATCCTCATGGCCATGAGGGACAACAACTGCGGCGTGGCCACCGAGGCCACCTACCCCATCCTGGCCTGA
- the FGR gene encoding tyrosine-protein kinase Fgr has protein sequence MQPGTIFTCIPDFNNFHGPAALPSAPALAGPGGVSTNTLQMRTGGITGGGVTLFIALYDYEARTEDDLTFQKGEKFHIINNTEGDWWEARSLSSGTTGYIPSNYVAPVDSIQAEEWYFGKIGRKDAERQLLCHGNCRGTFLIRESETTKGAYSLSIRDWDEAKGDHVKHYKVRKLDSGGYYITTRAQFDSVQQLVQHYIERAAGLCCRLAVPCHKGTPKLADLSVKTKDVWEIPRESLQLLQKLGNGQFGEVWMGTWNGTTKVAVKTLKPGTMSPEAFLEEAQIMKRLRHDKLVQLYAVVSEEPIYIVTEFMSQGSLLDFLKDGDGRYLKLPQLVDMAAQVAAGMAYIERMNYIHRDLRAANILVGDSLVCKIADFGLARLIEDNEYTARQGAKFPIKWTAPEAALFGRFTIKSDVWSFGILLTELVTKGRVPYPGMNNREVLEQVERGYRMPCPGGCPPSLHEGMVQCWRREPEERPTFEYLQAFLEDYFTATEPQYQPGDHQ, from the exons ATGCAGCCGGGCACCATCTTCACCTGCATCCCAGACTTCAACAACTTCCACGGCCCCGCggcactgccctcagctccagccctcgcggggccggggggggtcAGCACCAACACCCTGCAGATGCGGACTGGGGGCATCACGG GCGGGGGGGTGACGCTTTTCATCGCCCTGTATGACTATGAGGCCAGGACAGAGGACGATTTGACCTTCCAGAAGGGGGAGAAGTTCCACATCATCAACAACAC ggagggtgactgGTGGGAGGCCAGGTCGCTGAGCTCGGGCACCACAGGCTACATCCCCAGCAACTACGTGGCCCCCGTGGACTCCATCCAGGCAGAGGA gtggTACTTTGGGAAGATTGGGCGCAAGGACGCCGAgaggcagctcctgtgccacGGCAACTGCAGGGGCACCTTCCTCATCCGGGAGAGTGAGACCACCAAAG GTGCCTACTCCCTGTCCATCCGGGATTGGGACGAGGCCAAGGGGGACCACGTGAAGCACTACAAGGTGCGGAAGCTGGACAGCGGCGGCTACTACATCACCACCCGGGCACAGTTCGACAGCGTCCAGCAGCTGGTGCAGCACTACATAG agcgggcagcagggctgtgctgccgcCTGGCCGTGCCGTGCCACAAAGGGACGCCCAAGCTGGCAGACCTCTCAGTCAAGACCAAGGACGTGTGGGAGATCCCCCGGgagtccctgcagctgctccagaagCTGGGCAATGGGCAGTTCGGGGAAGTGTGGATGG GGACATGGAATGGCACCACGAAGGTGGCAGTGAAGACGCTGAAGCCGGGCACGATGTCCCCGGAGGCcttcctggaggaggctcagatcATGAAGCGGCTGCGGCACGACAAGCTGGTGCAGCTCTACGCCGTGGTGTCCGAGGAGCCCATCTACATCGTCACCGAGTTCATGAGCCAGG GCAGCTTGCTGGATTTCCTGAAGGACGGGGACGGGCGCTACCTGAAGCTGCCCCAGCTGGTGGACATGGCTGCCCAG GTGGCAGCGGGCATGGCCTACATCGAGCGGATGAACTACATCCACCGGGACCTGCGCGCTGCCAACATCCTGGTGGGGGACAGCCTGGTCTGCAAGATCGCTGACTTCGGCCTCGCCCGCCTCATCGAGGACAACGAGTACACAGCGCGCCAGG GTGCCAAGTTCCCCATCAAGTGGACAGCGCCGGAGGCTGCCCTGTTCGGGAGGTTCACCATCAAGTCAGACGTTTGGTCCTTTGGCATCCTCCTGACCGAGCTGGTGACCAAAGGCCGGGTTCCATACCCAG GGATGAAcaacagggaggtgctggagcaggtggagCGTGGGTACCGCATGCCGTGCCCGGGGGGGTGCCCACCCTCGCTGCACGAGGGCATGGTGCAGTGCTGGCGCCGGGAGCCCGAGGAGCGACCAACCTTCGAGTACCTCCAGGCCTTCCTCGAGGACTACTTCACTGCCACCGAGCCCCAGTACCAGCCCGGGGACCACCAGtga